One Helicobacter sp. 'house sparrow 1' DNA window includes the following coding sequences:
- a CDS encoding N-acetylmuramoyl-L-alanine amidase family protein: MRFLVYFFLFGVFLFASNLKIMQVAPFGTSSIKIVFNHEIKQADLRSKKIGNFRSYLEVDAVLIPFAKKKYNFPNQLQIVIAQNTPKVVRIVIVGNSNASYQTKIVGKSLYISFVDEIPLLKEKQDKNKQIKKENPSILASKQLESKKTYRIMIDPGHGGKDCGAIGVTKICEKTIVLSVGKFLEQELKKRGYTVFMTRNKDVYVDLKKRTEMANAKNTDLFISIHANSIPKTSNSNSQGVETYFLSTARSERARGVAEQENKGDVETMNYFSKLSFLNTLNSHRLIASNKLAIDVQIGILRELKSKYDNVVDGGVREGPFWVLAGALMPSVLIEIGYNSNEIESRRISNKEYQKDLAVGIANGIDSFIAKNF; the protein is encoded by the coding sequence ATGCGCTTCCTTGTCTATTTTTTTTTATTTGGTGTTTTTTTATTTGCATCAAATTTAAAGATTATGCAAGTTGCTCCATTTGGAACAAGTAGTATTAAAATTGTTTTTAATCATGAAATTAAGCAGGCAGACTTAAGATCAAAAAAAATTGGAAATTTTAGAAGCTACTTAGAGGTGGATGCTGTCTTAATTCCATTTGCAAAGAAGAAATATAACTTTCCTAATCAATTACAAATTGTTATTGCTCAAAATACTCCAAAAGTAGTGCGCATAGTGATTGTTGGCAATAGCAATGCTTCATATCAAACTAAAATAGTGGGTAAATCTCTTTATATTAGCTTTGTGGATGAAATTCCTCTCTTAAAAGAAAAACAAGATAAAAATAAGCAAATTAAAAAAGAAAACCCATCTATTCTTGCATCCAAGCAGTTAGAATCAAAAAAAACTTATCGGATAATGATAGATCCTGGACATGGTGGTAAGGATTGCGGTGCCATTGGGGTTACTAAGATTTGTGAAAAAACAATTGTTTTGAGCGTTGGGAAATTTTTAGAACAGGAATTAAAAAAGAGAGGATATACGGTATTTATGACACGCAATAAGGATGTGTATGTGGATTTAAAAAAGCGTACAGAGATGGCAAATGCTAAAAACACCGATCTCTTTATTTCTATTCACGCAAATTCGATTCCAAAAACTTCAAATTCCAACTCACAAGGGGTTGAAACCTATTTTCTATCTACAGCAAGAAGTGAAAGGGCTAGGGGTGTAGCAGAGCAGGAGAATAAAGGTGATGTAGAAACAATGAATTATTTTTCTAAATTATCTTTTTTAAATACTTTAAATTCCCACCGCCTCATAGCATCTAATAAGCTTGCAATTGATGTGCAAATTGGCATTTTAAGAGAATTAAAAAGCAAATATGATAATGTGGTAGATGGCGGAGTGAGAGAGGGACCTTTTTGGGTTTTGGCAGGGGCTTTGATGCCATCGGTATTAATTGAGATAGGTTATAACTCCAATGAAATTGAATCCAGAAGAATTAGCAATAAAGAGTATCAAAAAGATTTGGCTGTGGGAATTGCAAATGGGATTGATAGCTTTATTGCTAAGAATTTTTAG
- a CDS encoding peptidylprolyl isomerase, translating to MLEWMQRHKKYLVITIWISVIALVSAGMVGWNPSGFSLTGDNIAKVGDIKISQQDFQNMYQRVFNEYNQMLGGNLDFEQAKTFGLNKIALNQLIQAAQLQSFAKDIGLRVNDEEVVKAITQDKIFMKNDVFDEKLYRQILRENNLSVKFFEQSVRNSLLIQKLLTLFPIATTPLEQKTIGSTMQITDTIEYKILELMPLKQKITQQQIQDFWEKNKEQYKKEAKATIEAILVDITKQPFTQEDLKNLYDEDKSLYLGENGELEPFEKVKDKIQYTFQEQEAKKQAIKLFQKLKEGDQNTQTITITLDAPEVSQELSEQLNNASEGMFIKPAPYNGSYYIIGKVTHFQPQSIKTLQEARKEVLGFLTKELQFEELKKEAAKQLDSFSGKIAKIDVLNQTHFDSLDANQSQIIIRNIFGSSQDKGVITLESSAFVYKIHKQVLPQDVPNNLLELVRNTKSQFIDKTLMEYLEAKYPKKVYNKQIFQ from the coding sequence ATGCTAGAGTGGATGCAACGACATAAAAAATACTTGGTGATTACTATCTGGATCAGCGTTATTGCACTTGTTTCAGCTGGAATGGTGGGCTGGAATCCTAGTGGTTTTTCTTTAACAGGAGACAATATAGCCAAAGTTGGGGATATTAAAATTTCTCAACAAGATTTCCAAAATATGTATCAGAGAGTATTTAACGAATACAATCAAATGCTAGGTGGCAATCTTGATTTTGAGCAAGCCAAAACTTTTGGACTTAATAAAATTGCTCTAAATCAGTTAATTCAAGCAGCACAATTGCAAAGTTTTGCCAAAGACATAGGATTACGGGTAAATGATGAGGAGGTAGTGAAAGCAATCACTCAAGATAAAATTTTTATGAAAAATGATGTTTTTGATGAAAAGCTTTATCGTCAAATTCTTAGAGAAAACAACCTTTCTGTAAAGTTTTTTGAGCAGTCTGTAAGAAATTCTCTTTTGATTCAAAAATTACTCACTTTATTCCCTATTGCAACTACTCCTTTAGAACAAAAAACAATTGGCTCTACAATGCAAATCACAGATACCATAGAATATAAGATTTTAGAGCTTATGCCATTAAAACAAAAAATTACTCAACAACAAATTCAGGATTTTTGGGAAAAAAATAAAGAACAATACAAAAAAGAAGCAAAAGCGACTATTGAAGCAATATTGGTGGATATCACAAAACAACCCTTTACTCAGGAAGATTTAAAAAATTTATATGATGAGGATAAGAGTCTCTATCTTGGAGAAAATGGAGAACTAGAACCATTTGAAAAAGTAAAAGATAAAATACAATATACTTTCCAAGAACAAGAGGCAAAAAAACAAGCTATCAAATTGTTTCAAAAACTAAAAGAGGGTGATCAAAATACCCAAACTATCACAATAACTCTTGATGCACCAGAAGTCAGTCAGGAACTATCTGAACAATTAAATAACGCGAGTGAAGGAATGTTTATAAAACCAGCTCCTTATAATGGCAGTTATTATATTATAGGGAAGGTTACCCACTTCCAACCACAAAGCATTAAAACATTACAAGAAGCAAGAAAAGAGGTGCTTGGTTTTCTTACAAAGGAACTACAATTTGAGGAACTAAAAAAAGAAGCTGCAAAACAATTAGATTCTTTTAGTGGAAAAATAGCCAAGATTGATGTATTAAATCAAACTCATTTTGATAGCCTTGATGCAAATCAATCACAAATAATAATCCGAAACATTTTTGGATCAAGTCAGGATAAAGGTGTAATAACTCTAGAATCCAGTGCCTTTGTCTATAAGATTCATAAACAAGTATTACCTCAAGATGTTCCAAACAACCTACTTGAATTGGTTCGCAACACAAAATCACAATTCATCGACAAAACACTAATGGAATATCTCGAAGCGAAATATCCAAAAAAAGTTTATAATAAACAAATTTTTCAATAG
- a CDS encoding RelA/SpoT family protein codes for MDLFDTLKKIKTIRVAVSTLSGIIEITPRIQDALDVAVRHHKGQKRKSGEPYVVHPICVACVVAFYGGDEAMVCAALLHDVVEDTDYKIEMVQQYFGLDVANLVDALTKISEVRKEELSAKTSPKIITTALSFRKMLIAAVKDPRALVIKISDRLHNMLTLGALPEKKQKSIAEETLVVYAPIAHRLGISSIKNELEDKGFYYLFPQDYQKIQEFLEQNHQPFLSRLYDFTEKIKSLLLKNGFLEDNFKIENRVKRPYSIYLKMQRKGVSIDEILDLLAVRIVVKEELDCYKVLGLIHSQFKPIMSRFKDYVALPKENGYQTIHTTLFDHSWIYEVQIRTFGMHQSAQYGVAAHWKYKSGGLAPNMDWLHNFEYQNSSIEEFYELVKNDLYQEDIVVFSPAGDTYNLPVGAVVLDFAYAVHTEVGNQAFEAYVNNQKASLLQILKSGDIVRIITGENVLPKYTWIDEVKTSRAKSCLRTQRQNRIRDIEKKSSVNMLAGVFDKRPRVFERFLAIKGIEVENLWKILYDKKLLFDMIETIRKKIFESKGIFAKIRSSMIKMKTFYLEKFIVYSSKNVDEVLFDCCCYPKYGDEILGVYRAQKVIVHHKLCERLFDEITQETPMVLVEWIQDKLPSFRMVVALEDQKGGIVKILAILSQNHCNITGLNYAAYKNQFLVHCEIIFEVDKNQAKNIKEILSKHCRIIDFKNIQDAYQS; via the coding sequence TTGGATTTATTTGATACCTTAAAGAAAATCAAAACTATCAGAGTAGCTGTTTCCACGCTCTCTGGTATTATAGAAATCACCCCAAGAATCCAAGATGCTTTAGATGTTGCAGTGCGGCATCATAAAGGACAGAAGCGTAAGAGTGGGGAGCCTTATGTGGTTCATCCTATTTGTGTTGCTTGTGTTGTGGCCTTTTATGGTGGAGATGAAGCAATGGTTTGTGCGGCTTTATTGCATGATGTTGTGGAAGATACAGATTATAAAATAGAGATGGTACAACAGTATTTTGGATTGGATGTTGCCAATTTGGTGGATGCCCTCACAAAAATTTCTGAGGTACGCAAAGAAGAATTGAGTGCTAAGACCTCTCCAAAGATTATTACAACAGCTTTAAGCTTTAGAAAAATGCTGATTGCTGCGGTAAAAGACCCTAGAGCACTGGTGATAAAAATCAGTGATAGACTCCATAATATGCTCACTCTTGGAGCTCTTCCTGAAAAAAAACAAAAAAGTATCGCAGAAGAGACATTAGTGGTTTATGCGCCTATTGCTCATCGTCTTGGCATCTCATCGATAAAAAATGAGTTAGAAGATAAGGGGTTTTATTATTTATTTCCTCAGGATTATCAAAAAATTCAAGAATTTTTAGAGCAAAATCACCAACCCTTTTTATCAAGACTTTATGATTTTACAGAAAAGATCAAGAGCTTGTTGCTTAAAAATGGTTTTTTAGAGGATAACTTTAAGATTGAAAACCGTGTAAAAAGACCCTACTCCATTTATCTCAAGATGCAAAGAAAGGGTGTGAGTATTGATGAAATATTAGACTTATTAGCGGTGAGGATTGTTGTAAAAGAAGAATTGGATTGTTATAAGGTTCTTGGTTTAATCCATAGTCAATTTAAGCCCATTATGTCTAGATTTAAAGATTATGTTGCTTTGCCTAAGGAGAATGGATACCAAACAATTCATACCACACTTTTTGATCACTCCTGGATTTATGAAGTGCAAATTCGAACATTTGGTATGCATCAAAGTGCGCAATATGGAGTTGCCGCACACTGGAAATATAAGAGTGGTGGATTGGCACCAAATATGGATTGGCTTCATAATTTTGAGTATCAAAATTCTTCAATTGAGGAATTTTATGAGTTAGTAAAGAATGACCTTTATCAAGAAGATATTGTAGTGTTTTCACCAGCGGGAGATACCTATAACTTACCTGTAGGAGCCGTTGTTTTAGACTTTGCTTATGCAGTTCATACAGAAGTGGGTAATCAGGCTTTTGAAGCATATGTAAATAATCAAAAAGCCTCTTTGCTTCAGATACTAAAAAGCGGAGATATTGTGCGTATTATTACGGGTGAAAATGTGTTGCCTAAATATACTTGGATTGATGAGGTAAAAACCTCTCGCGCAAAGAGTTGTTTGAGAACTCAAAGACAAAATCGCATTAGAGATATTGAGAAAAAAAGTAGTGTTAATATGCTTGCAGGAGTTTTTGATAAGCGTCCTAGGGTTTTTGAAAGATTTTTGGCGATCAAAGGCATAGAAGTTGAGAATCTATGGAAGATTCTTTATGACAAAAAACTACTCTTTGATATGATTGAGACTATTAGAAAAAAGATTTTTGAAAGCAAGGGAATTTTTGCAAAGATTCGATCTAGTATGATCAAGATGAAGACATTTTATCTTGAAAAATTTATTGTTTATTCCTCCAAGAATGTTGATGAAGTTTTGTTTGATTGTTGTTGTTATCCAAAATATGGGGATGAGATTTTAGGGGTTTATAGAGCACAAAAAGTTATTGTGCATCATAAACTTTGTGAAAGATTATTTGATGAAATCACTCAAGAAACCCCTATGGTTTTAGTTGAATGGATACAAGATAAACTGCCCTCTTTTAGAATGGTTGTAGCTTTAGAGGATCAAAAAGGAGGCATTGTAAAAATTTTAGCAATTCTTTCTCAAAATCATTGTAATATTACGGGTTTAAATTATGCTGCTTATAAGAATCAATTTCTAGTTCATTGTGAGATTATTTTTGAAGTGGATAAGAATCAAGCTAAGAATATTAAAGAGATTTTATCAAAGCATTGTAGAATAATCGACTTTAAAAATATACAAGATGCTTATCAGAGTTAA
- the pyrH gene encoding UMP kinase, with protein sequence MRDEKNRRVLVKFSGEAMAGANGFGIDSEILRYIAGEIKLLVENQVEVGIVIGGGNIIRGVTASAGGIIRRTSGDYMGMLATVINAVAMQEALEHIGLDVRVQSALEIKEICESYIYRKAIRHLEKGRIVIFGAGTGNPFFTTDTAATLRAIEIGADMIIKATKVDGVYTKDPNKFEDAIKLDTLSYDRAMQDHIKVMDDTAIALAKDNNLPIVVCNMFRERNLLEIICNNSGICSVVK encoded by the coding sequence ATGAGAGATGAAAAGAATAGGCGTGTATTAGTAAAGTTTTCTGGTGAGGCTATGGCGGGGGCAAATGGATTTGGGATTGATTCAGAGATTTTGCGCTACATTGCTGGTGAGATAAAGTTATTGGTTGAAAATCAGGTTGAAGTTGGGATTGTTATTGGTGGTGGTAATATCATAAGAGGTGTAACAGCTTCTGCAGGTGGTATTATTAGACGCACAAGTGGTGATTATATGGGAATGCTTGCAACAGTTATTAACGCGGTGGCTATGCAAGAGGCATTAGAGCATATAGGGCTTGATGTGCGTGTGCAAAGTGCTTTAGAGATTAAAGAAATTTGTGAGAGTTATATTTATCGCAAAGCAATTAGACATTTAGAAAAAGGAAGAATTGTAATCTTTGGTGCTGGCACAGGGAATCCTTTTTTTACTACAGATACAGCTGCTACACTAAGAGCTATTGAAATTGGTGCTGATATGATTATTAAGGCGACAAAAGTTGATGGAGTTTATACTAAAGATCCAAATAAATTTGAAGATGCTATAAAATTAGATACTTTAAGCTATGATAGAGCGATGCAAGATCATATAAAAGTGATGGATGATACAGCAATTGCACTTGCTAAAGATAATAATTTACCAATAGTTGTATGTAATATGTTTAGAGAGCGAAATTTATTAGAAATTATCTGTAATAATTCAGGTATTTGTTCTGTTGTAAAATAA
- the ftsA gene encoding cell division protein FtsA produces MDNKILAIDIGSSKICAAIAEVRNDEPRIIGFGAQKSQGIKKGTIVNIELASQAIRNALIDAKRMADAENINQAIVSISSSYTKSFNSSGVVSIANGGEITIKEIGRALETALYNSTVPVECEVIHILPYKFKLDDQDFIEDPDGMTGSRLEVFTHIVAAKKSSLENIKKVVKLAGVEVENIVLSSYASSIATLLEDEKELGAACIDMGGSTCEAMIYLGNSMRYNYFLGVGSQHITSDIAEAIHTSISAAEEIKIKYADPDKFEDTAEFSDQSLEVPSIGTMKKHHVSLDTVQKVVHLRIVETFNILSQAIKRSGLEDQIGTLVLTGGMAKMVNIIKIAEVFFRIPIRIAKPIAIDGVLTEELQDESNATIIGLILYGMGKHTNYERDSQKHIRYKKQRDSQKHFIQKGNEINHTDLRNLDRNFEKDEKSIEKPAIISQQNQKKESKFWLAVKNFASKIF; encoded by the coding sequence TTGGATAATAAGATTTTAGCAATTGATATTGGTTCAAGTAAGATATGCGCTGCTATTGCAGAAGTCAGGAATGATGAACCAAGAATCATAGGCTTTGGAGCTCAAAAATCTCAAGGAATTAAAAAGGGAACAATTGTTAATATTGAGCTTGCAAGTCAAGCAATTAGAAATGCTCTTATTGATGCAAAAAGAATGGCAGATGCAGAAAATATCAATCAAGCAATTGTATCAATCTCTAGTTCTTACACAAAAAGTTTTAATAGCTCAGGTGTTGTAAGTATTGCAAATGGAGGAGAAATCACCATCAAAGAGATTGGTAGAGCACTTGAAACGGCTTTGTATAACTCTACAGTTCCTGTAGAATGTGAAGTCATTCATATTCTGCCTTATAAATTTAAACTTGATGATCAAGATTTTATTGAAGATCCTGATGGAATGACTGGATCAAGACTTGAAGTTTTTACACACATTGTAGCTGCCAAAAAATCAAGTTTAGAGAATATAAAAAAGGTCGTAAAACTTGCTGGTGTTGAGGTAGAAAATATTGTATTATCTTCTTATGCCTCTTCTATTGCAACATTGCTTGAGGATGAAAAAGAATTAGGTGCTGCTTGTATTGATATGGGTGGCAGCACTTGTGAAGCGATGATCTATCTAGGCAACTCTATGCGTTATAATTATTTTCTTGGTGTAGGATCACAGCATATTACAAGCGATATCGCAGAAGCTATTCATACCTCTATCTCCGCAGCCGAAGAGATAAAAATTAAATATGCTGATCCTGATAAATTTGAAGATACAGCAGAATTTAGTGATCAAAGCTTGGAAGTTCCATCTATTGGCACAATGAAAAAGCATCATGTATCACTTGATACAGTGCAAAAAGTAGTCCATTTAAGGATTGTAGAAACTTTTAATATTTTATCTCAAGCTATTAAGAGAAGTGGTCTAGAAGATCAGATCGGAACACTTGTTCTTACAGGCGGTATGGCAAAAATGGTAAATATCATCAAGATTGCTGAGGTGTTTTTTAGAATCCCCATCCGTATCGCAAAACCTATAGCAATAGATGGGGTTTTAACAGAAGAATTACAAGATGAAAGCAATGCAACAATTATTGGTCTAATCCTTTATGGTATGGGAAAACACACAAACTACGAACGAGATTCTCAAAAACATATTCGCTATAAGAAACAAAGAGATTCTCAAAAACACTTTATTCAAAAGGGTAATGAGATCAATCATACAGACTTGAGAAATCTTGATCGTAATTTTGAAAAAGATGAAAAAAGTATAGAAAAACCTGCTATAATCTCTCAACAAAACCAAAAAAAAGAGAGTAAGTTTTGGCTTGCGGTGAAAAATTTTGCTAGTAAGATTTTTTAA
- a CDS encoding nitronate monooxygenase, with product MLTTLKPLKIGKYTIKYPIFQGGMGVGISWDELAGNVSKNGALGIISAVGTGYYKKMQFVEKIISSKPFEAINFYSKSALNEIFKNARKICGNNPLGANILYAINEYGRVVRDACEAGANFIITGAGLPTNMPEFTKNFPDVALIPIVSSAKALKILCKRWKERYNKIPDAVIVEGPLSGGHQGFKYEDCFKEEYQLENIVPSVVEEAERWGGIPVIAAGGIWDRQDIDRMLSLGASGVQMATRFLGTYECDAKMYAKILPSIKKEDIVLVKSPVGYPARALNIGVLERLREGNAPKIRCISNCVSPCQRGKEAKIVGYCIADSLGRGYLENLEEGLYFSGANGYKIKEIMHVKDLIGELVKG from the coding sequence ATGCTAACGACACTAAAGCCATTAAAAATTGGAAAATATACAATTAAATATCCTATATTCCAAGGAGGCATGGGCGTTGGAATTAGCTGGGATGAGCTAGCTGGAAATGTCTCTAAGAATGGTGCTTTGGGAATTATTAGTGCAGTTGGGACGGGATATTATAAGAAAATGCAGTTTGTAGAAAAAATTATCTCTTCCAAACCATTTGAGGCAATAAATTTTTATTCCAAAAGTGCCTTAAATGAAATTTTTAAAAATGCTAGAAAGATTTGTGGCAATAATCCTTTAGGGGCAAATATTTTATATGCGATTAATGAATATGGTCGCGTAGTAAGGGATGCTTGTGAGGCTGGAGCAAATTTTATTATAACGGGTGCAGGGTTACCTACAAATATGCCAGAATTTACAAAAAATTTTCCAGATGTTGCTCTCATTCCAATTGTTTCTTCGGCTAAGGCACTAAAGATTTTATGTAAAAGATGGAAAGAACGCTACAATAAGATACCTGATGCTGTGATTGTTGAGGGGCCATTGAGTGGTGGGCATCAAGGCTTTAAATATGAGGATTGTTTTAAGGAAGAATATCAACTTGAAAATATTGTTCCCTCTGTGGTTGAGGAGGCAGAGAGATGGGGAGGTATTCCTGTAATTGCTGCAGGTGGAATCTGGGATAGACAAGATATTGATAGAATGCTTAGTTTGGGAGCCAGTGGAGTTCAAATGGCTACAAGATTCTTGGGAACTTACGAGTGTGATGCAAAAATGTATGCAAAGATTTTACCTTCTATAAAAAAAGAAGATATTGTTTTGGTGAAATCACCAGTTGGTTATCCAGCAAGAGCGCTAAATATTGGTGTATTAGAAAGATTAAGAGAGGGTAATGCGCCAAAAATACGATGTATCAGCAACTGTGTGTCTCCTTGCCAAAGAGGAAAGGAAGCCAAGATTGTGGGATATTGTATAGCAGATAGTTTAGGTAGGGGATATTTAGAAAACTTAGAGGAGGGGCTTTATTTTAGTGGGGCTAATGGTTATAAAATTAAAGAAATTATGCATGTTAAGGATTTGATTGGAGAGCTTGTCAAGGGGTAA
- a CDS encoding MqnA/MqnD/SBP family protein: MRFGQINYINLAPFDVFIKSYPMPSNFKKFLHLHKSYPAKLNQDFLFQRIDAGFISSIAGYSAHQRKHATQSGIIAKGEVWSVLLLPNDSKKDYQSATSNALCEVLGLKGEVLIGDRALYHRYLNQECQDMGFLWFQKHRLPFVFGRLCFNKHQKIYSKISEKFNQKRIKIPYYILEKYAKNSSIDKEFILKYLKHIYYKIEKKETLGLKRFYRELLFLGIKKPSRFQSLRSKSSNIHSQHQNKNTSREKQ, from the coding sequence ATGCGTTTTGGACAGATCAATTATATCAATCTAGCACCTTTTGATGTCTTTATAAAATCCTATCCTATGCCCTCAAATTTTAAAAAATTCCTACATCTACATAAGTCATATCCTGCAAAATTAAATCAAGATTTCTTATTTCAAAGAATTGATGCTGGTTTTATCTCCTCAATCGCGGGATATTCTGCTCATCAAAGAAAACACGCAACACAAAGTGGAATTATTGCAAAAGGTGAGGTTTGGAGCGTTCTTCTTCTACCTAATGATTCAAAAAAAGATTATCAATCAGCTACATCTAATGCGCTCTGTGAGGTTTTAGGCTTAAAAGGTGAGGTTTTAATTGGTGATAGGGCTCTTTATCATCGCTATCTTAATCAAGAATGTCAAGATATGGGATTTCTTTGGTTTCAAAAACATAGATTGCCTTTTGTTTTTGGAAGATTATGTTTTAATAAACATCAAAAAATTTATTCTAAAATTTCTGAAAAGTTCAATCAAAAAAGAATAAAAATACCCTATTACATCCTTGAGAAGTATGCTAAAAATAGCTCTATAGATAAAGAGTTTATCCTAAAATACCTCAAACATATTTATTATAAAATTGAGAAAAAAGAAACATTAGGGCTAAAAAGATTCTATCGTGAGCTTTTATTTTTAGGTATCAAAAAGCCTTCACGCTTTCAATCTTTACGAAGCAAATCTTCAAACATCCATTCGCAACACCAAAATAAAAACACCAGCAGAGAAAAGCAATAG
- the tyrS gene encoding tyrosine--tRNA ligase: MELKIQEAMLEIKRGSVDFIGEEYISTLVRRYFETQERFIVKAGFDPTAPDLHLGHTVLIQKLATLQNFGGNVKFLIGDFTARIGDPTGKSETRKPLSQEEVIQNAKTYQEQVFKILDPKYTEVCFNSSWINDLGVDGILQLTSNFSVARMLERDDFEKRYKSNTPISIIEFIYPLLQGYDSVALNCDIELGGNDQKFNLLMGRSMQRAYGLKKEQSILTVPLLEGLDGVNKMSKSLKNYIGVTEDSQTMYAKIMSISDTLMWRYYELLSSKTLREIEQLKEDIKGQKLHPKNVKEALAFEITSKYHSVDLAHKAKDNFDRVFSKNSLPEEMKEMTFNSGEWICKILVESGISSSTSQARREIRAGAVRVNQEKISDENYKFFQGEFILQMGKRNFLRIKIK, from the coding sequence ATAGAATTAAAGATTCAAGAAGCTATGTTAGAGATTAAGCGTGGTAGTGTTGATTTTATTGGGGAGGAGTATATTTCCACTTTAGTGAGGAGATACTTTGAGACACAAGAACGCTTTATTGTAAAGGCTGGTTTTGACCCTACTGCTCCTGATTTACATTTAGGGCATACAGTTTTAATTCAAAAGCTTGCTACTCTCCAGAATTTTGGGGGAAATGTAAAGTTTTTGATTGGTGACTTTACTGCAAGAATAGGGGATCCAACAGGGAAGAGTGAGACAAGAAAACCTCTAAGTCAAGAAGAAGTAATCCAAAATGCCAAAACATATCAAGAGCAGGTGTTTAAGATATTGGACCCTAAATATACAGAGGTTTGTTTTAACTCATCTTGGATAAATGACCTTGGAGTAGATGGGATTTTGCAACTAACTTCAAATTTTTCAGTTGCAAGAATGCTAGAGAGAGATGACTTTGAAAAGCGCTATAAGTCAAATACGCCAATTAGTATTATTGAGTTTATATATCCATTACTGCAGGGTTATGATTCTGTGGCTTTAAATTGTGATATTGAACTTGGAGGTAATGATCAAAAGTTTAATCTTTTAATGGGACGTAGTATGCAGAGGGCTTATGGCTTAAAAAAAGAGCAATCCATCTTGACTGTCCCTTTATTAGAAGGATTAGATGGTGTCAATAAGATGAGTAAGAGCCTAAAAAATTATATAGGTGTTACAGAAGATTCTCAAACAATGTATGCCAAAATTATGAGCATCTCTGATACTTTAATGTGGAGATACTATGAATTGTTAAGCTCAAAGACATTGAGGGAAATTGAGCAATTAAAAGAAGATATTAAAGGACAAAAACTGCATCCAAAGAATGTAAAAGAGGCATTGGCTTTTGAAATCACCTCAAAGTATCATTCTGTGGATTTAGCGCATAAAGCTAAGGACAACTTTGATAGAGTTTTTTCAAAAAATTCCTTACCCGAAGAAATGAAGGAAATGACTTTTAACTCTGGTGAGTGGATTTGTAAAATTTTAGTAGAATCGGGCATCTCTTCATCTACTTCTCAAGCTAGAAGGGAAATAAGAGCTGGTGCTGTAAGAGTTAATCAAGAAAAAATCAGTGATGAAAATTATAAATTTTTTCAGGGCGAATTTATTTTGCAAATGGGAAAAAGAAATTTTTTACGCATAAAAATTAAATGA
- a CDS encoding DNA-directed RNA polymerase subunit omega: protein MRTEEVIAKALEQTSNDRYVLANMVFARVKQLENGAKPLVDTNLKIDKLSDIAMMEIAEGKITLEKIG from the coding sequence ATGAGAACAGAAGAAGTGATTGCAAAGGCGTTGGAACAAACTTCAAATGATAGATATGTGCTAGCAAATATGGTTTTTGCTCGCGTAAAGCAATTAGAAAATGGTGCTAAGCCTTTAGTAGATACAAACTTAAAGATTGATAAGCTTTCAGATATTGCTATGATGGAAATTGCTGAAGGAAAGATCACTTTAGAAAAGATAGGATAA